The nucleotide sequence TGAGCGTGGTGCTTTAAACTCATCTCTCTCTTCGTTGCTATTTACTGCCCCAGAGAAATCTAAAGTTGCAGCTAGATCCCACTTCATAATTAATAACTCTCTCAGGATATGGCATCAGATTAGTAAGACATTTAGACTGCCAGGTACTTCCTTTTTTGCTCCTGTTTGTCGTAACATCGCCTTTAAACCCTCATTATTAGACCCAGTGTTCGCAGGTTGGGCGAGAAAAGGAATACTCACTCTGAGAGATTTATATATAGACAACAATTTTCCTACTTTTTCTCAACTAAAAGAGAAATTCGACCTTCCTGCTTCGCATTTCTTTAGATATCTACAAATTAGAAATTATGTTCGTTCCACTATGCCGAACTTTGAAACTCTGCCAGCTGATAATGAACTACACAAACTACTTACTTGCGTTCCCAATAATCCAAAGTTAGTCACAAAAtttgttgatttctttacaAGTCAGTTAGATGTCTCTACCAACCATCTGAAAAACGATTGGGAAAAGGAACTGGATATTCATGTTTCTGAGGAAGACTGGGGAAAgtgtcttaaaaatatatacacctgCTCTATTAATGCTAGGCACCAACTTATTCAGTACAAGGTGTTACATAGATTGCACTACTCTAGGGTTAAACTTCACACTTTTTACCCCACTATTTCCTCTCTTTGCAATAAGTGTGAATCTGCTGAGGGTTCGCTTGGTCATCTTTTTTGGGGATGCCCCAAAATCGGTGAATTCTGGTCAGAAGTTTTTCAATTTCTTTCAGAGGTTTATGCTTGTGAACTTCCCTTAGACCCTGCAACTGCTCTTTTTGGCTGGTCAGTCTCCTTGCAGCATCTTAACAATGCTTTCCGAGTGCCTATACAGTATGGTATGATGATcgcaaaaaaatctattctcTGCATGTGGAAGAATAAGTCAAGGCCACTATTCAAGATTTGGTTGTCTGAACTTTCTTCCACCCTTCATGTAGAGAGGCTTAGATATAGTATGTCTGGAAATATAGATCAATTTGAAGTTTCTTGGCGGCCTCTTTTCAACTACCTGTTAAAAATCTCAGATAATCGCGAAACTACTTGAAACCTTGTAATCGTAGTGTCGGTTTTAATACACCATTTCTTTTAGTTCgttctctgtttttatttttattttcacttcccCTGTCACTTTTGCTTTAAGTACCTAGGtgattatatacaaatatttgtatttttattgccaCTATTATTCATAATGTCATATTgagtaaaaatctattttttatcttttttgccTTTACACAGTGAAGTGGTTGGTTGAAGGAGATACTGTTATctgatactgtatactgtgatactcttttttttttttttttttctttttgttcttacaCTTTTGTAGATGtgttttgtctggttttgtGATTGTGTTCTTTTTGTATGTCTGAAAATCAAAAAACTAccacaataaatataataaaaaaaaaataaaaaaaagatataacaaTGCATTTTAActtttgaaaatgtaacttttttttttattattcgctacaaaaaaaaagattgtgtgAGAGCAATCTAATTACTTTTAAGGGGTTTGCAGTTTAGGCTAACAAATTTAATAATTAGTGTTTGATAATACGGGCATAGTAACAGGGGGTGTGGGTGTTGCGTAAACAAATTCAAGTGTAGTTCTTGAACGAGGCTTATTTCTATTTCACTGAATCATATAACTATTCAAACAACTGAACACATCATGAGAAAGATCCACCAGTGAGCAGTGAGACATGAATAGGCATGTGTTAATCTGACGCCTTTGTTtggtaaaatgtatttacagtatgttgtattaCTACAGATGTCAAAGCATACTACTCGTGTAAAGGCTTAATTTgggtcaaaaataaatcatgctcCAGAATTTAGTCCTAACAAAATCATGTTTCTCCAGACTATTACACAGACaagttatttttctatataattttAACTACATTAAAGCacctatcccagtgttttactagtgcgcCAGGGACATGaccggactgcctgcttcacgtctaaacTGCTGGTCTTCtagaaactcctttaatggacaGGActatacaggggatgtggcgataactcccagccaagatcctgtaatgtgcaggAATATTTATGGCTGTATGGcctttttgaaaatgtttgcacaattcaaatgttttagtgCAGCAAAGAGTCTCATCAGTGCACCCTGCTTgtagtcttctgtaaatatcagtcagttttatgcctttatttatGAGAAATGTCcttacaagtcccggtttgacttgaacacctgcCACTTAATGTCATTTACTGTTATAGTATTGAtttatcttgttttttgtttataggGAGATCTGGCCAAAAAGAAGATTTATCCAACTCTGTGGTAAGAAATTTGAATGTAATATGCTGATTATGCTACGTTCAGACAAACTACAGTATCAGATTACATAAGAGGAATTTGGCAAAGGTCACAGATTCGGACTATCTGATCTTAAGTGAATgggtttttttctatatttatacaaacactgtccactttattagaGATATCCATAGCTTTAATTCCTACATTGTTCAAATAATTTGGATGTAAATACACTCACGCACAAAACAAGGCTCTGTTTTTGAAGTGGGAAGCATGAAAACTTGCAGAGCAGGTCTGTGAGAGCACTACACGGCAGTACATGATGTGtttaataaacagtatatagaGGATGCTTGTATTTATTGTTTCTATCACTGAACAGAAAATGAAAcattatcttctttttttttttctcaggtgGTTATTCAGAGATGGTCTTCTTCCTGAACAGACCTTCTTTGTCGGCTTTGCCCGCTCTAGCCTGTCTGTGGATGCCATTCGCAAAGCCTGTCTGCCCcatatgaaggtgtgtgtgtgtctatctgtgtgtgtgtgattttagaCAGAATATACACTAAAGTTCCTCCATCACCCTTCCTCAGGTGGCGAACACTGAAGCAGACCGTCTCTCCGCCTTCTTCAGCCGTAACTCCTATATAAGTGGGAAGTACAATGATGAGAGCGCCTTCTCCAACCTGCATGCACACCTGATGTCTCTGCCTGGAGGTGCAGGAGCCAACCGTCTCTTCTACCTGGCCCTGCCACCCAGCGTCTACCATGATGTCACCCAGAACATCAAACACCAATGTCTTAGCACTAAGTGAGGGGAATGAAGAAGCAAAGCAATTAAAAGCACATACATGTAGAAAAAAGTAGCAAAGTTTGTAGTTTGTAATGTCTTTATAGTATGTGGTTTGAGAATGACTGACAAAATCTGTTGTTGTGCGGCATTAAGGGGATGGAACAGAGTTATTGTCGAAAAGCCGTTCGGACGTGACCTGAAGAGCTCGGAGGAACTGTCCAATCATCTTTCGTCTCTCTTCACTGAGGACCAGATCTACCGCATAGACCATTACCTTGGCAAAGAGATGGTGCAGAACCTCATGGTTTTAAGGTACACcttttattgcttatttatcTAATATTTTCTACTGTAGCTTACACAAAGGGGGTCTTAAGCACAAAGATGTTTTTTGCTGCTCTCGTGTAAAGCTTTTCAAATGTTTCCAGGTTTGGAAATAGAATATTTGGGCCCATATGGAACCGAGACAGCGTTGCCAGTGTGGTTCTGACCTTTAAAGAGCCCTTCGGAACACAGGGTAGAGGTGGATactttgatgattttggcattaTCCGGTAAGATGAATCTGTGCTTTTGAGCAAATCAAGTAGTTGCAGGATGGAGCAAATACAAATTTGCTTATTTACGATTCTCATCCTGCACACTTCTCACCTATGTTTAGCGATGTCATGCAGAATCATCTTCTGCAGATGCTCTGTCTGGTTGCCATGGAAAAACCTGCCTCCACCAGCTCGGATGATGTAAGAGATGAGAAGGTAATAATCCTGCCCAGCTACTCTACTGGGCTTTGTTTGgacaagcttaaaaaaaaaaattttttttgaagaaCAGCCCGATGAGGTACattttcagttcaattttaGTTATGAAATGCAGTGAAACCTGAAGGGATGGTGCTGGACCATTACCTTCGCCGAAGAAATCATAAAGGGAGATCACTTAAAATTTTGGTGTTCAGTTGCATCATTGAAAAAATATAGTctgtagaaatcacagctataatttgtagtgaaagtaaaaacatttccaaACACACTGTGACAAGAGACCATAGGATTTGGACTCGACAGCCGTGTGGCCATAAcagaaccacttgttagtgagactaatcagagaCAAAAAATGTCGTCTAATGAGTTCAGACTGACACTATTTCAGAGCGATGGGTGCGTCaggggtaagaagggaagtgatGGACACAGCATGCATCATGGCCACCGTACAATgtacagtgttatgatctggagttgcttcagctGGTCAGGTTTAGACTCGGCAACGTTATGCAACAATAAAATGGAGTcggctgatgacctgaatgtactgaatgaccaggttatcacagcTATGgagctttttttccttctctgattgcccaggcatattccaggattcaaattgtgaaagagcggttctgggagcataagaaatcattttcaccCCACtatgtgctgtaatcaaagcaaaggGCATTCGAATGAAACTTTAGagtgtttgactttttttttttttttggcaaggcaCTATATTTAAAGCTGACACTGATTCACATTAGCAGCATCTGCTGGTCAGGTTTGCACAACTGCAGCCTGGATTTAAACACAAAGCagtgattttattatatttttctgcTCCGATCTGTCTCTTTATCTTTCGTTCCACTATTTGGACTCCTGCGCATTATGCAGTGTGTCTTGAGATAAGATGAGATGTTAGTTCACAGAAAGGAAGAACCATTTTCACATATGGCATGGAAAACAGGTCTAGGTGTGTAGTAAGGCATTTTAAACATGCGAACTGATAAGTCTTTTAAAAGGAATGAGTCCgcaagcttttcttttttttatgtaattatttgtttttggtagaaagtaaataaatagtgtttggAAGCACTACTGCACTCACATGGATGTAAATCTGTCTATGAACACAGTTGTTCCCTTACGGTATTTCTCTGTCTGATGGCGTATTCTCACTGGTTCCCTCTGCAGGTGAAGGTGCTGAAGTGCATTGCTCCAGTAACTCGCTCAGATGTGGTTTTGGGCCAGTACGTAGGAGATccagagggagagggagatgCTAAGCTAGGCTACCTAGATGATCCTACTGTCCCTAAAGGATCTACACAAGCTACATTTGCTACAGCTGTAGTCTATGTCAGGAATGAACGCTGGGATGGTGGGTGATATTTGCATTTCTTTCCTGTTAAAATGATATCAGTTTCAACTGATCCATAcgtacatgaacaagaaatgTATTAAAAGTGATACTGCTGAGTCTATTTCATAGACTGTTTTATATCTCCTCTGCCTCCTCCTCTCTCAGGTGTTCCATTTATTCTGAGATGTGGGAAAGCGCTGAATGAGCGGAAGGCAGAAGTGAGGCTGCAGTTTACAGACGTACCAGGAGACATTTTTAATTCTCATTGCCGGAGGAACGAACTGGTGGTACGTGTCCAGCCCAATGAGGCTATCTATGCCAAGATGATGACCAAGAAACCTGGAGGCTATTTCAGCCCTGAGGAGACGGAGCTGGACCTGACCTACCGTAGCAGATACAAGGTGAGGTTTTCTATGTCTCGGCTACTAAATATCGTGCGTATGTGAGTTTTGTTTGATGATTTTGCACGTTGATCTAAATGCGATCAAGGTCACATCAAATGTCTAAAAGGGGTTTCCTAAATAGTCTGCATCTGTTTGTCACACAGAAATGCGATTTACCTTTTCACACccatctgtctgtgtctgtctgtttaatTGTCTGTCTGTCAATGTGCCTGGCCTAGATTTTCATTAGTCTGATATTACAAGGACATGTTCTAAAATTTTGATAATGGAATTATCATTAGCTACATTTGCATGGACAATATGCGAGTGTGTCCGAATAAGCCCACaataacataaacaaacaagacaATATTTTCAAAGTGTCTACCACTTGCATAAAttttctattcaattcaattcaattttatttatatagcgcttttaacaatggtcattgtcccaaagcagcttcacaaaaaaaaaaattaaagattttttttttttttttttttagaaaagaaaagaaaatatttggaagtgtgtatgtgtgagaaaaatgtgtctagataataatgaaatgaatgaatgatgaatgaaatgtctctgatgagcaagccaagggtgacggcgacagtggcaaggaaaaactccctgagatggcaataggaagaaaccttgagaggaaccagactcaacagggaacccatcctcatctgggtgataacagatagaaataacatcaagtgtgttgtgcaggtgaaagttcaatatatcagaagttgtgtagattcagttcagcaggaggtgcagagggcagatggggtcagatcactggaagcacaggagcaggatgtgtagctccagccatcataaagcagaatctaaaTTTCAGGGTTTTGAAACCTATTTAAAAAACTCTCTTGGTCAGCTTGTTGATACAGCAAGTCAAGTTCAGTTCCGGGAGCACGCTCGTAAGTTGGATACGTTCATAAGTCCGACAAAGTAAGTCttgtacacctttgacacaaatatacaatgtaaagcaagAAAAAATCCAAACACACAGGTTTAATGTCTTGGTTCCGCATTATACTTTTGCGAGACTGCGTGTTTAAATTGCAAGGGGAATCCCGTTGATCAGATTTTTCTGATGTCATAGCAAACACAATATAAGGTCAAGCAGGTATATTGATGTATTCTTTCCCTTTCCCATCAGGATGTCAAGCTTCCAGATGCCTACGAGCGTCTGATCCTGGATGTCTTCTGTGGCAGTCAGATGCATTTTGTGCGCAGGTGAGGCAACACTGCAAATTCTTACTGCTTTTCAAAGCTCTCTATTAATATGCTAACATTCCACTATAGCAAAACTCCCAGGGCGTTATATATTTCTAAAGCTGTTTCTTGATTGTAGACATGGCTGGATGTTGTGAATTCACCGAATACTTTGTCTCTACTCTTTTAGTGATGAATTGAGGGAAGCATGGAGGATTTTCACCCCACTTCTTCATCAGATAGAAAAAGAGAAGATTGCTCCCTTTGAATATAAATACGGAAGGTAAATcatatttgttaaatgttaaaagttaTCTCTAAATAACccaatatgcataaaaaaagcaaatacatTGCCTATTTAGGTATTGTTTAGTATACTGTTGTTCCTAATTCCTGTTGTTCGTGTTGTCCATGCAGCCGTGGTCCTCCCGAGGCAGATGAACTGGCGCAGAAGGTGGGCTTCCGTTACGAGGGAACTTACAAATGGATCAATCCCCACAGACTGTGAACGGAGCACAGACATTGTGTTTGCATTTCGGAGTCAGTTTGTGTGCAGACCAAAAGAATTTACAGATCACaaccataaaaataattaactttttttatatcatgCCTAGAAATTAAATGCACATCATAGTTGTTTGTAGTCTATTGTAACTAATTGCTCCTATAAAAAGCTACCTGTTATTCCTTTCTGTTTCATTCCAGCACTTAAATGGTCACATAAAGGCACATTTATAGATTATAGGTTACATAACTGTTCTTATAAtttgctttccttttttttcctcttatctATAATATagtatgtaattaaataatgtcACTGTTTTCAAATAGGAGATCACGTAATAATTGATAGCAAGTGTTTAATGGGTAGGagctttttaatattaattcacTTTCTGTTTGCTGTTGTGTCACAGCTGCAATATTCACAAACATTTTCACATGTACAGGTCATGTGTTTGGTCCATTTAGTGCAGGGCTTTAACAAATGCATTGCATTAATAGATGATGTTTATACACAATAAGGCTGAAAATATTTGGACACCTGACCATGACGTAAATATACACATTCCAACACCATAAATAAGGAGTTGGTTCCACCAGGTGTATTGTCATGATAAAACAGGTTTTGGCCTGTTTTTTTTCAGCGAAGGGAAATATTAAACATGCAGCATACCAGCCTCATGTTGGGGGTAGAACCACTTATGGATGTAATGGTCAGGTAGGGATGCCATTAAATGAGGTAAGTATAGACGATTTCAGGGGCCCCTGGCCGACTTCTTTGGAAATGTTGAGTTTGTCAAGGTTTGGGGCCCAATCTATTAGCTTTTTAAGGCACCCAGAATCTCTAGCGGCGCCCctatggtcaggtgtccacatacattTGACTTTATAGTGTGCAGGAAAGAGTTTTTGAGCCACAAGATCACAGATAACaaaatcatatattatataacttAAATCTTTTGTTCTTACATTCCATTTTATGTTTTGCACCGTCCCATGTGACATTAAATACATGATgtcatgtgatttatttttattttggcttGCTAAGATGTCATAATTACATTAGCTTTTTTGTCTACAACAAGATGGTtgataaaagtttttaatttttgtttccaACATAAACAGCAATTGACCAATGATATATTTGAAGAAAATCGTGAAATGTTATCCAAAGttattcaaataattttttatgggGACCTGAAAAAAACTTGATTGGTGTCGGTGGAGCTGCATGTTGTGCATTTAATTATAATACTTTTGAATAatgcttgggttttaaaaaTGCTCTGATCATTGCATTCCATTCATGCTCTTATAAATGTCCAGTTACAAGTTTATGACTGAACACACTTCAATTTCAGGCTGAGTGAGATGAAGTAAAAAAACTGCAATTTTAGGTAAAACCTATGTTTAAAACTGGTATTCCATAAATAAATGCTATATGACCagtgttattaaaaatgttctttATTTATCTTAGATTGATAGATTGAGTGATTATATTGGAAGATTTGGTGAGAGTTTACAAAAAATTTTCCATCTCTTTTGTCACAAATTAAGCTATTCCTTATTTActattatttgtttatcttcATCTGTCTACAAACTTTTTTCCAGTTTctaaatattgtgcattttcctTGATAAAGGattattaaagtttaattaaaagagCAATCAttaactgtaatttttttgcaaatgaaaaatgtgtatctCTTTAATGCAATACGCCCCAAATTCAGTATAAAGACATAACACCGAAAACCCAACTCAAGAATAATCCCCAACCCAGTAAATACACCAAGCCTAAAGTCAAATATCTGTTAATTACACAAACCCAAACAAAACCCCTTACTCCCAAATaccccagacagacagacaaaaacaaataccACCTTAATTCTAAATCCACCAAATACCAATATGAATATGCATCTTACTATTGATGCACAAAACAccccaaaataaaaacactgcacACGGATAAATtccactaaaataaaaatgggtgTCCCCTTTGGGGAATGTTGTCATTAGTCTTTTAGCTGCTCCTGTCATGGGAATGCCACAGTGAACCACCTGGGCACTAAGtgagaattgaacccaggcTTTCCACATAGCAGGCGAGaaatctaccactgagccaccaataccCCTGCTCAGGACATTGTGAACCTACTGTAAATAATGACCAAAACCATTGGCGTTTCTAAATACTATGCTCACCATACATCAATCAATTCTAATGAAATTAAGAAACTAATTTCCTTAAACTACCTGTATGAATTTTTGTGGAGTCACACAAGACTTTACtgcaaaattatataaatacaatttactATTTTTTTGCCATCAGACGGTCATGCATTTAATGAGGATAACACTCACTCATTTCCTATACCGCTTTACTGGGTAACAGGAAACCTGGAGTCTATCAATGAGCATAAGGGAGGTTAGACCCTGGACAGAGAGctgatccatcacagggcacaagctctcacacactactgcttgtctttggagtgtgggaggaaactggcatacctggagaacatgcaactccacacacacacacacacacacacagaacttgAACCCCCTACCCCGAGAGGAGCAAGGCTACCATGCTATATTTATACCACCGTTAAGTATACCATCCGccattcagttttgttttttacataataGACCCGGAATCTACTGTTGTTAACTGTCTCCttactatttctttttattagcacCTGACAGCTACAGTATGAACTTAATCGATGTCTTCAAACAGTCCTCATATGACAACATTAAGGTCTCAAGAGGTTAACAAGAAAAATTTACTTTACTTAGGACAATTGATCATAAGTCGATGCTGCATCGATTGTCGTGAGCAAAAGACAAACGTCCTTGTTTTTCCCACTTTAAAGCTGAAAGCAGTGATTTCTAAAGTGACTTAAAATGACTTGGCACCAACTTGCCTCTTCCAGGCTACTGTATATCGAACACTGCATTAGTATGATTAGTATATCTGTGAGAGTGAAATAAATCATGGGGTAgaggggatgggggggggggagtacaAGCAGGACAGTACCatttgataatattaataataattctataTCATCTTCATATTCATCATATagtttttaaacattctttttaGCCTTTAGAAACTAGAggaaaactccaca is from Clarias gariepinus isolate MV-2021 ecotype Netherlands chromosome 22, CGAR_prim_01v2, whole genome shotgun sequence and encodes:
- the g6pd gene encoding glucose-6-phosphate 1-dehydrogenase isoform X2: MSTLPLSRSEVFDALRKELHEDKEFHPSDVHIFIILGASGDLAKKKIYPTLWWLFRDGLLPEQTFFVGFARSSLSVDAIRKACLPHMKVANTEADRLSAFFSRNSYISGKYNDESAFSNLHAHLMSLPGGAGANRLFYLALPPSVYHDVTQNIKHQCLSTKGWNRVIVEKPFGRDLKSSEELSNHLSSLFTEDQIYRIDHYLGKEMVQNLMVLRFGNRIFGPIWNRDSVASVVLTFKEPFGTQGRGGYFDDFGIIRDVMQNHLLQMLCLVAMEKPASTSSDDVRDEKVKVLKCIAPVTRSDVVLGQYVGDPEGEGDAKLGYLDDPTVPKGSTQATFATAVVYVRNERWDGVPFILRCGKALNERKAEVRLQFTDVPGDIFNSHCRRNELVVRVQPNEAIYAKMMTKKPGGYFSPEETELDLTYRSRYKDVKLPDAYERLILDVFCGSQMHFVRSDELREAWRIFTPLLHQIEKEKIAPFEYKYGSRGPPEADELAQKVGFRYEGTYKWINPHRL
- the g6pd gene encoding glucose-6-phosphate 1-dehydrogenase isoform X1 — translated: MEKMSTLPLSRSEVFDALRKELHEDKEFHPSDVHIFIILGASGDLAKKKIYPTLWWLFRDGLLPEQTFFVGFARSSLSVDAIRKACLPHMKVANTEADRLSAFFSRNSYISGKYNDESAFSNLHAHLMSLPGGAGANRLFYLALPPSVYHDVTQNIKHQCLSTKGWNRVIVEKPFGRDLKSSEELSNHLSSLFTEDQIYRIDHYLGKEMVQNLMVLRFGNRIFGPIWNRDSVASVVLTFKEPFGTQGRGGYFDDFGIIRDVMQNHLLQMLCLVAMEKPASTSSDDVRDEKVKVLKCIAPVTRSDVVLGQYVGDPEGEGDAKLGYLDDPTVPKGSTQATFATAVVYVRNERWDGVPFILRCGKALNERKAEVRLQFTDVPGDIFNSHCRRNELVVRVQPNEAIYAKMMTKKPGGYFSPEETELDLTYRSRYKDVKLPDAYERLILDVFCGSQMHFVRSDELREAWRIFTPLLHQIEKEKIAPFEYKYGSRGPPEADELAQKVGFRYEGTYKWINPHRL